Proteins encoded within one genomic window of Empedobacter falsenii:
- a CDS encoding four helix bundle protein — MNTFESLLVWKKSHELTLKIYEITKSFPKEEIFGITSQIRRAAYSVPSNIVEGRKKSTIPHRLSFLSHSIGSLEEVKYFLLLSKDLGYLNQEIYDTIFPLTEEVGRLLNGYEKFIKNDNFSSKT, encoded by the coding sequence ATGAATACATTTGAATCTTTGTTAGTATGGAAAAAATCTCACGAATTAACATTAAAAATTTACGAGATTACCAAAAGTTTTCCAAAAGAAGAAATATTTGGTATCACAAGTCAAATTAGACGTGCCGCATATTCTGTACCTTCAAATATTGTAGAAGGTCGAAAGAAAAGTACAATTCCGCACAGATTAAGTTTCTTATCTCATTCAATAGGATCCTTAGAAGAAGTTAAATATTTTCTACTATTATCTAAAGATTTAGGCTATTTAAATCAAGAAATTTATGATACTATTTTTCCATTAACTGAAGAAGTAGGAAGACTTTTAAATGGTTACGAAAAATTTATAAAGAACGACAACTTTAGTTCTAAGACTTAA
- the hisIE gene encoding bifunctional phosphoribosyl-AMP cyclohydrolase/phosphoribosyl-ATP diphosphatase HisIE has translation MNIDFNKSNDGLVPVIIQNYLNNKVLMLGYMNEEAFNKTQEIGKVTFYSRSKNRLWTKGEESGNFLEVKSIAVDCDNDTVLIKAKPFGPTCHTGSTTCFKEETNHGFVYELEQTINDRIDLDNDPDSYTNKLFKRGINKVAQKVGEEAVELVIEAKDNNDNLFINEAADLMYHYLILLKAKGFKLEDVENVLKSRENGPRRAE, from the coding sequence ATGAACATCGATTTCAATAAAAGTAATGACGGATTAGTTCCTGTTATTATTCAAAATTATCTTAACAACAAAGTTTTGATGTTAGGCTATATGAACGAAGAAGCTTTTAACAAAACCCAAGAAATTGGAAAAGTGACCTTTTACTCTCGTTCAAAAAATAGATTATGGACAAAAGGTGAAGAATCAGGAAACTTTTTAGAAGTAAAATCAATTGCAGTTGATTGCGATAACGATACAGTTCTAATCAAAGCAAAACCTTTTGGACCGACTTGTCATACAGGTTCTACGACTTGTTTTAAAGAAGAAACCAACCACGGATTTGTATATGAATTAGAACAAACCATTAACGATAGAATTGATTTAGACAACGATCCAGATTCGTATACCAACAAATTATTCAAAAGAGGAATCAATAAGGTTGCGCAAAAAGTAGGTGAAGAAGCAGTTGAATTGGTAATTGAAGCCAAAGACAACAACGATAATTTATTTATTAATGAAGCCGCAGATTTAATGTACCACTATTTAATTTTATTAAAAGCCAAAGGTTTCAAATTAGAAGATGTAGAAAATGTTTTGAAATCAAGAGAAAATGGTCCAAGACGAGCTGAATAA
- the hisA gene encoding 1-(5-phosphoribosyl)-5-[(5-phosphoribosylamino)methylideneamino]imidazole-4-carboxamide isomerase codes for MRIIPAIDIIDGKCVRLSQGDYDTKKIYNENPLEVAKEFEDYGIEYLHLVDLDGAKSKQIINYKTLELIASKTNLKVDFGGGIKANDDIRIAFECGANQITGGSIAVQNPTLFQEWIDQYGSDKIILGADAKDRKIATHGWLETSELDVINFIQEYKTKGIDYVICTDIAKDGMLQGTSNELYAEILAASDVKLIASGGVSSIDDLIKVKELGCEGAILGKAIYEGRIDLKVLSPML; via the coding sequence ATGAGAATAATCCCAGCTATAGATATTATCGACGGAAAATGCGTTCGATTATCGCAAGGCGATTACGATACAAAAAAAATATACAACGAAAATCCGTTGGAAGTAGCAAAAGAATTCGAGGATTACGGTATCGAATATTTGCACTTGGTGGATTTGGATGGCGCTAAATCAAAGCAAATCATTAATTATAAAACGTTAGAATTAATTGCTTCTAAAACCAATTTAAAAGTTGATTTTGGAGGTGGAATTAAGGCTAATGATGATATTAGAATTGCTTTTGAATGTGGTGCAAACCAAATTACAGGCGGAAGTATTGCGGTTCAAAATCCGACCTTATTTCAAGAATGGATTGATCAATACGGAAGCGATAAAATCATTTTAGGCGCAGATGCTAAAGATCGAAAAATTGCTACACATGGTTGGTTAGAAACCTCAGAATTAGATGTGATAAATTTTATCCAAGAATATAAAACCAAAGGAATTGATTATGTAATTTGTACAGACATCGCGAAAGATGGTATGTTACAAGGAACTTCAAACGAATTGTACGCTGAAATTTTAGCAGCTTCGGATGTCAAATTAATTGCTTCTGGCGGAGTATCCTCAATTGATGATCTAATCAAAGTAAAAGAATTAGGCTGCGAAGGAGCAATTTTAGGGAAAGCGATTTATGAAGGGAGAATTGATTTGAAAGTTCTTAGTCCTATGCTCTAA
- the hisF gene encoding imidazole glycerol phosphate synthase subunit HisF, with translation MLKKRIIPCLDIKDGRTVKGVNFVGLRDAGDPVELAKKYVEEGADELVFLDITATLEKRKTLAEMVEKIASAINIPFTVGGGINSVEDASAVIKAGADKVSVNSSAVKNPQLIADLAARFGSQCVVVAVDTRDVSGTQKVFVSGGKIETEWETLDWVKKVEELGAGEILLTSMDGDGTKAGFKIDITKAVADAVNLPVIASGGAGKMEHFTEVFTQTKASGGLAASIFHFGEIPIPTLKNYLKEQNIPIR, from the coding sequence ATGTTAAAAAAAAGAATCATTCCGTGTCTTGATATCAAAGATGGACGAACAGTAAAAGGCGTTAATTTCGTTGGACTACGCGATGCAGGAGATCCGGTAGAATTGGCAAAAAAATATGTAGAAGAAGGCGCTGATGAATTGGTGTTTTTGGATATTACAGCGACTTTAGAAAAGCGTAAAACCTTAGCTGAAATGGTTGAAAAAATTGCTTCAGCGATTAATATTCCGTTTACGGTTGGTGGCGGAATCAATTCGGTGGAAGATGCTTCGGCAGTCATCAAAGCTGGAGCGGATAAAGTTTCAGTGAATTCTTCTGCTGTTAAAAATCCTCAATTAATAGCAGACTTAGCAGCTCGATTTGGATCGCAATGTGTAGTCGTTGCAGTAGATACTCGCGATGTCAGCGGAACACAAAAAGTTTTCGTAAGCGGTGGTAAAATTGAAACCGAATGGGAAACACTAGATTGGGTCAAAAAAGTAGAAGAATTAGGTGCTGGCGAAATTCTGTTAACATCTATGGATGGCGATGGAACAAAAGCTGGTTTCAAAATTGATATCACGAAAGCGGTTGCTGATGCTGTAAATCTTCCAGTAATTGCTTCTGGAGGAGCTGGAAAAATGGAGCATTTTACAGAAGTTTTTACCCAAACAAAAGCAAGTGGTGGATTGGCTGCAAGTATTTTTCATTTTGGTGAAATTCCAATTCCGACGCTTAAAAATTATTTAAAAGAACAAAATATTCCGATACGATGA
- a CDS encoding DUF2271 domain-containing protein — MKFNLIKKLVGLVVILMATATFAQTTKYKTMIQMNNYTGKEAYVVISLINPKGQYEKTLGVLGTDNEWYNTLKEWHKFNSKKKEKLNGITGASVAGGARATRVIEFDTAKLNKGYKLRFESAVETQKYVAKDAEVALNSADLDNKAGIKGSVYIKAVRFIKVQ; from the coding sequence ATGAAATTTAACTTAATCAAAAAATTAGTTGGATTAGTTGTAATCTTAATGGCAACTGCCACTTTTGCACAAACAACAAAATACAAAACAATGATTCAGATGAATAATTACACAGGAAAAGAAGCCTATGTAGTGATTTCATTAATCAATCCAAAAGGACAATACGAAAAAACTTTAGGGGTTTTAGGAACAGATAACGAGTGGTATAACACGTTAAAAGAATGGCACAAATTCAATAGTAAAAAGAAAGAAAAATTAAACGGAATCACAGGTGCTTCAGTTGCTGGAGGAGCGAGAGCGACACGTGTCATCGAGTTTGATACTGCAAAATTGAATAAAGGATACAAATTACGTTTTGAATCTGCTGTTGAAACTCAAAAATATGTTGCAAAAGACGCTGAAGTTGCATTAAATTCTGCGGATTTAGACAACAAAGCAGGTATCAAAGGTTCAGTTTATATTAAAGCCGTACGTTTTATTAAAGTTCAATAA
- a CDS encoding ankyrin repeat domain-containing protein yields the protein MKKLFISAAILVASFIQAQTNTLIDASFWKNNPTIETVKTEISKGNSPSFQNGGFFDPVVIAINNKADFNVTKFLIEQEGNSVNKKTHHSRIYLQWAAAAGNLELVNYLLAKGSDVHYKDSHGYDVITYAASAGNQNIAVYDALIKAGANPKVKGENGTNLIMEAIANDDDLKVTEYFISKGLSLSEKDANGRTVADYAAKLGNLSIIEKLIAKGVKPTDQALFFATQGSRTKENGVEVFQELITKYKLNPKALNPDGQTLLHALSRRGNSETINFILSKGVDAKIADKEGNTALMVAAGGKNTDLINTFLSKANNVNAVNKNGESALTKAVASGTSQIVSLLLEKGAKANIVDKDGNNLAYYWFNSFKPNDESFTEKQALLTNAKVDFKTTQSKGATLLHIAVDKGNVNLVKKAIELGVNINAQDEDGNTALHKAALIAKDDAILKTLVAAGAKKDIKTEFDETAYDLAGENEFLKKNNVSIDFLK from the coding sequence ATGAAAAAATTATTCATTTCTGCTGCTATCCTTGTCGCTTCATTTATTCAAGCTCAAACGAATACGTTGATAGACGCTAGTTTTTGGAAAAATAATCCAACAATAGAAACTGTAAAAACTGAAATTTCGAAAGGAAATAGCCCTTCTTTTCAAAATGGTGGTTTCTTTGATCCAGTTGTGATAGCAATTAACAACAAAGCAGATTTTAATGTGACTAAATTTTTAATTGAACAAGAAGGAAACTCTGTTAACAAAAAAACGCATCACTCAAGAATTTATCTTCAATGGGCTGCGGCTGCAGGGAACTTAGAATTGGTAAACTATTTATTAGCCAAAGGTTCTGATGTTCACTATAAAGATAGCCACGGTTACGATGTAATTACGTATGCTGCGAGTGCTGGAAATCAAAATATAGCGGTTTACGATGCGTTAATTAAAGCTGGTGCCAATCCAAAAGTGAAAGGAGAAAATGGGACTAATTTAATTATGGAAGCGATTGCAAATGATGATGATTTAAAAGTGACAGAATACTTTATTTCAAAAGGTTTATCATTAAGCGAAAAAGATGCTAACGGACGTACTGTAGCGGATTATGCTGCTAAATTAGGAAACTTATCAATCATAGAGAAATTAATCGCGAAAGGTGTAAAACCTACAGATCAAGCTTTATTTTTTGCCACTCAAGGTTCGAGAACAAAAGAAAATGGCGTAGAAGTTTTCCAAGAATTAATTACAAAATATAAACTAAATCCGAAAGCGTTAAATCCAGACGGACAAACATTATTACATGCTTTATCTCGCAGAGGAAACTCAGAAACAATCAACTTTATCTTATCAAAAGGTGTTGATGCTAAAATTGCAGATAAAGAAGGAAACACTGCATTAATGGTTGCTGCTGGAGGAAAAAACACAGATTTAATCAATACATTTTTATCAAAAGCAAACAATGTAAATGCGGTTAATAAAAATGGTGAATCAGCTTTAACGAAAGCCGTTGCTTCTGGAACATCTCAAATCGTTTCTTTATTATTAGAAAAGGGCGCTAAAGCTAATATTGTTGATAAAGATGGAAATAATTTGGCTTATTATTGGTTCAATTCTTTCAAACCAAATGATGAATCATTCACTGAAAAACAAGCTTTATTAACAAATGCAAAAGTTGATTTTAAAACCACTCAAAGCAAAGGTGCAACTTTGTTACACATCGCTGTTGATAAAGGAAATGTAAATTTGGTGAAGAAAGCGATTGAATTAGGTGTGAATATTAATGCACAAGATGAAGACGGAAATACAGCGTTACACAAAGCAGCTTTGATTGCGAAAGATGATGCAATCTTGAAAACTTTGGTTGCTGCTGGAGCGAAAAAAGATATTAAAACAGAATTTGACGAAACGGCTTATGATTTGGCTGGAGAAAACGAATTCTTAAAGAAAAATAATGTGTCTATTGACTTTTTAAAATAA